In the genome of Limnobaculum zhutongyuii, one region contains:
- the panF gene encoding sodium/pantothenate symporter, which translates to MQLDIVLPLVAYLVLVFGLSIYAYTKRQKGNFLNDYFLGDRSMGGFILAMTLTATYISASSFIGGPGAAYKYGLGWVLLAMIQLPAVWLSLGVLGKKFAILARRYNAVTLNDVLYARYQSKTLVWFASISLLLAFIGAMTVQFIGGARLLETAAGVPYDIGLLIFGVTIALYTAFGGFRASVLNDALQGMVMLIGAILLLVAVIYAAGGLGTAVDKLQQIDPKLLSPTGADDFLSLPFMASFWILVCFGVIGLPHTAVRCIAYKDSKAVHRGIIIGTIIVAILMFSMHLAGALGRAIMPDLTIPDQVIPTLMIKVLPPMAAGIFLAAPLAAIMSTINAQLLQSSATLIKDLYLSLKPEQARNERRLARISSSVTFILGLLLILAAWRPPEMIIWWNLLAFGGLEAVFLWPLVLGLYWERANAQGALCSMVCGAVCYAVLATLKIQIFDLHPIVPALSIGIITFLIGNKLGERAVNAPVIPAK; encoded by the coding sequence ATGCAACTTGATATCGTCCTGCCATTGGTTGCCTATCTGGTACTGGTTTTTGGGCTATCAATTTACGCCTATACCAAACGGCAGAAAGGGAATTTCCTGAACGATTATTTCCTTGGAGATCGTTCAATGGGCGGCTTTATACTGGCAATGACGCTGACCGCTACCTATATCAGCGCCAGCTCATTTATCGGTGGCCCCGGTGCTGCATATAAATATGGATTGGGCTGGGTACTGCTAGCCATGATTCAACTGCCTGCGGTCTGGTTGTCACTCGGCGTATTGGGCAAAAAATTTGCCATCCTGGCCCGACGTTACAATGCCGTGACGCTGAACGATGTCCTTTATGCCCGTTACCAAAGCAAAACGCTGGTCTGGTTCGCCAGTATCAGTTTGCTGTTAGCCTTTATTGGGGCGATGACAGTACAGTTTATCGGTGGTGCGCGCCTGCTGGAAACTGCCGCAGGAGTGCCTTATGACATAGGTTTACTGATATTTGGCGTCACTATTGCGTTATATACTGCTTTCGGTGGCTTCCGCGCCAGCGTATTAAACGATGCCCTGCAGGGTATGGTAATGTTAATTGGCGCTATTTTACTGCTGGTTGCCGTAATCTATGCCGCCGGAGGATTGGGTACTGCCGTAGATAAACTGCAGCAGATCGATCCTAAGCTGTTATCACCCACCGGTGCTGACGACTTCTTGTCCCTGCCGTTTATGGCTTCCTTCTGGATCCTGGTGTGTTTTGGCGTTATTGGTTTACCACACACCGCGGTGCGCTGTATTGCCTATAAAGACAGCAAAGCGGTACATCGCGGCATTATTATTGGTACCATCATTGTTGCGATCCTGATGTTCAGTATGCATCTGGCGGGCGCTTTAGGGCGGGCGATTATGCCTGACCTGACCATTCCCGATCAGGTGATCCCAACGCTGATGATTAAAGTTCTGCCTCCAATGGCCGCCGGTATTTTTCTGGCAGCGCCGCTGGCAGCAATTATGTCTACCATTAATGCCCAGTTGCTTCAGTCATCGGCGACGTTAATCAAAGATCTCTATCTTAGCCTGAAACCAGAACAGGCCCGCAATGAGCGCCGTCTGGCTCGTATATCAAGCAGTGTGACCTTTATTTTGGGATTGTTGTTAATTCTGGCGGCCTGGCGTCCACCGGAAATGATTATTTGGTGGAACCTGTTAGCCTTTGGTGGATTAGAAGCCGTATTCCTGTGGCCATTAGTCTTAGGCTTATATTGGGAGCGAGCTAATGCACAGGGGGCGCTGTGCTCCATGGTCTGTGGCGCGGTGTGCTACGCCGTATTGGCTACCCTGAAGATACAAATTTTTGACCTTCACCCTATCGTCCCTGCTTTGAGTATCGGCATTATTACCTTCCTGATAGGTAATAAACTGGGTGAACGTGCGGTGAATGCACCGGTAATACCGGCAAAATAA
- the prmA gene encoding 50S ribosomal protein L11 methyltransferase codes for MPWIQLKLNTTGDKAEEIGDVLVESGAVSVTFQDTHDVPVFEPLPGETRLWGDTDVIGLYDAETDMKQVVAMLEHNPLLGTNFVHKIEQLEDKDWEREWMDNFHPMRFGERLWICPSWREVPDVNAVNVMLDPGLAFGTGTHTTTALCLQWLDGLDLAGKTVIDFGCGSGILAIAALKLGAAKAIGIDIDPQAILASRDNAQRNGVSERLSLYLSKDQPQDLQADVVVANILAGPLRELAPIISQLPVAGGHLGLSGVLATQAEGVAQAYQTMFQLDPVAEKEEWCRITGVKTSA; via the coding sequence ATGCCCTGGATACAGTTAAAATTAAATACCACCGGTGATAAAGCGGAAGAAATTGGTGATGTGCTGGTTGAAAGTGGTGCGGTTTCTGTCACCTTTCAGGATACCCATGACGTGCCGGTTTTTGAACCTCTACCGGGAGAAACGCGCCTGTGGGGCGATACCGACGTTATCGGCCTGTATGATGCAGAAACGGATATGAAGCAAGTGGTTGCCATGCTGGAACACAACCCTCTGCTAGGCACCAATTTTGTACATAAAATCGAACAGTTAGAAGATAAAGACTGGGAACGGGAATGGATGGATAACTTCCACCCAATGCGTTTTGGCGAACGGCTGTGGATTTGCCCAAGCTGGCGCGAAGTGCCCGATGTAAATGCCGTGAACGTTATGCTCGATCCGGGTTTAGCCTTTGGTACCGGAACCCACACTACTACAGCACTTTGCCTGCAATGGCTGGATGGTCTGGATTTAGCAGGAAAAACGGTGATCGATTTCGGCTGTGGTTCCGGAATTTTAGCCATCGCCGCCCTTAAGTTAGGCGCGGCAAAAGCTATCGGTATTGATATTGACCCACAGGCTATTCTGGCCAGTCGTGATAACGCGCAACGTAATGGTGTCTCAGAGCGTTTATCTCTTTATCTGTCCAAGGACCAGCCTCAGGATCTGCAGGCCGATGTGGTGGTTGCTAACATCCTTGCTGGTCCGTTAAGAGAGCTGGCACCGATTATCAGCCAGTTGCCTGTAGCGGGTGGACATCTGGGGCTATCTGGCGTGTTAGCCACTCAGGCTGAAGGGGTGGCTCAAGCCTATCAGACAATGTTTCAACTCGATCCGGTCGCGGAAAAAGAAGAGTGGTGCCGTATTACCGGTGTAAAAACCAGCGCCTGA
- the dusB gene encoding tRNA dihydrouridine synthase DusB, with protein MRIGNLQLTNRLIAAPMAGITDRPFRTMCYAMGAGMTVSEMLSSNPEVWRTDKSRLRMVHLDELGIRAVQIAGSDPEDMAAAARINVENGAQLIDINMGCPAKKVNRKLAGSALLQYPELVGKILSAVVNAVDVPVTLKIRTGWDPENRNCVEIAQLAERSGIQAITIHGRTRRCLFNGEAEYDSIRSVKQNVDIPVIANGDITDPHKARTVLDYTGADALMIGRAAQGRPWIFREIQHYLDTGELLPPMPLGEVERLLTSHVRELHDFYGQGKGLRIARKHVSWYLQEHAPNDQFRRTFNAIENANEQLDALGAYFEILPKQIEELTELCSNNA; from the coding sequence ATGCGCATTGGTAACCTTCAGCTAACAAATCGTTTAATCGCCGCTCCAATGGCGGGAATAACAGATCGTCCTTTCAGAACGATGTGTTATGCGATGGGAGCTGGAATGACAGTTTCGGAAATGCTCTCTTCCAACCCGGAAGTTTGGCGTACCGATAAGTCGAGATTGCGCATGGTACACCTTGATGAGCTCGGTATTCGGGCCGTTCAAATCGCCGGAAGCGATCCGGAAGATATGGCGGCAGCGGCGCGCATTAATGTGGAAAACGGAGCACAGCTTATTGATATCAATATGGGCTGTCCGGCCAAAAAAGTTAACCGCAAGCTGGCAGGATCTGCACTATTGCAGTATCCGGAGTTAGTTGGAAAGATTCTTAGTGCTGTGGTGAACGCCGTTGACGTTCCGGTCACATTAAAGATCCGTACCGGCTGGGATCCGGAAAACCGTAATTGTGTTGAAATTGCCCAACTGGCAGAACGCAGTGGTATTCAGGCCATTACCATACATGGACGTACTCGTCGTTGTTTATTCAACGGTGAGGCTGAATATGACAGCATTCGATCGGTTAAGCAGAACGTAGATATTCCGGTTATCGCTAACGGGGATATCACCGACCCGCATAAAGCCAGAACCGTTTTGGACTATACCGGAGCCGATGCTCTGATGATAGGACGAGCGGCTCAGGGAAGACCTTGGATCTTCCGGGAAATCCAGCATTATCTGGACACTGGGGAGCTGTTACCACCAATGCCACTCGGCGAAGTGGAACGCTTGTTAACCTCGCATGTGAGAGAATTGCACGACTTTTATGGTCAAGGCAAAGGACTCCGCATCGCGCGTAAGCACGTCTCCTGGTACTTGCAGGAACATGCCCCAAATGACCAGTTTCGGCGCACCTTCAATGCAATCGAGAATGCCAATGAGCAACTGGATGCACTGGGGGCATATTTTGAAATTTTGCCTAAACAGATAGAAGAGCTAACAGAACTATGTTCGAACAACGCGTAA
- the fis gene encoding DNA-binding transcriptional regulator Fis — protein sequence MFEQRVNSDVLTVATVNSQDQVTQKPLRDSVKQALKNYFAQLNGQDVNDLYELVLAEVEQPLLDMVMQYTRGNQTRAATMMGINRGTLRKKLKKYGMN from the coding sequence ATGTTCGAACAACGCGTAAATTCTGACGTATTAACCGTCGCTACCGTAAATTCACAAGACCAGGTCACTCAAAAACCTCTGCGTGATTCGGTTAAACAGGCATTAAAGAACTACTTTGCTCAGCTTAACGGTCAAGACGTTAACGATCTTTATGAACTGGTACTGGCCGAAGTTGAACAACCTCTGTTGGATATGGTTATGCAGTACACTCGCGGTAACCAGACCCGCGCTGCGACCATGATGGGTATCAACCGTGGTACTCTGCGCAAGAAACTGAAAAAATACGGTATGAACTAA